In one window of Nitrososphaerota archaeon DNA:
- a CDS encoding ATP-binding cassette domain-containing protein: MENILVSQKLNFRYPDAPRKAVVDFDLTVGEGEIVVLAGPSGCGKSTLLRAMNGLIPHMYSGEYSGDVTVAGRSVKGSTMRELAQTVGFLFQNPENQIFMFTVERDIAFGLENLGVPRPEMRKRVDEAIGLLGIEALSQRAPHELSDGQKQRVALAGVLAMRPKLIILDEPTSLLDPKTAMELVDLVGRLRKELGTTFLVVEHRLDLLVKVADRMVVMNQGAKVLDGTPREVLFGEEAEGYGVAVPAVTQLQKMLAKDGLGKTDSLLDPEELALEVGGWMK, encoded by the coding sequence TTGGAGAACATACTCGTTTCACAGAAACTGAACTTCCGCTACCCCGACGCGCCGCGGAAGGCTGTTGTCGACTTCGACCTGACGGTCGGTGAGGGGGAGATAGTGGTGCTGGCGGGTCCTTCGGGGTGCGGAAAGTCGACGCTTCTGAGGGCGATGAACGGGCTGATACCCCACATGTACAGCGGAGAGTATTCGGGAGACGTGACGGTCGCGGGCAGAAGCGTCAAAGGCTCGACGATGAGGGAGCTCGCCCAGACCGTCGGGTTCCTCTTTCAGAACCCGGAGAACCAGATTTTCATGTTCACAGTGGAGAGAGACATTGCCTTCGGGCTGGAGAACCTGGGGGTCCCGCGCCCTGAGATGAGGAAGAGGGTGGACGAGGCCATTGGTCTACTTGGGATAGAGGCGCTTTCACAGAGAGCCCCCCACGAGCTTTCCGACGGGCAGAAGCAGAGGGTGGCCCTCGCGGGGGTGCTCGCCATGAGGCCCAAGTTGATCATCCTCGACGAGCCGACCTCCCTGCTCGACCCCAAGACCGCCATGGAGCTCGTTGACCTGGTGGGAAGGCTGAGGAAGGAGCTGGGCACCACATTCCTGGTGGTGGAGCACAGGCTCGACCTCCTGGTCAAGGTCGCAGATAGGATGGTGGTGATGAACCAGGGGGCGAAGGTGCTGGACGGCACCCCCCGCGAGGTGCTCTTCGGTGAGGAGGCGGAGGGGTACGGAGTGGCGGTCCCTGCTGTCACCCAGCTGCAGAAGATGCTGGCCAAAGACGGCCTGGGGAAGACGGACTCCCTGCTCGACCCTGAGGAGCTCGCCCTTGAGGTCGGAGGCTGGATGAAATGA
- a CDS encoding NAD(P)-binding domain-containing protein yields the protein MKVAIFGGTGKIGMGLAEQLSKSHSILIASRDPAKARAAAARVSGATGADYLTAAAECEVAIAALPYSAIGSVTPLASPLAGKVVISIINPIRVEGGVLVFGLEGGSAAQELAAKLSKSRVATAFNNIPVAFFRREEMVRLDVLIAADSPQTFDEAASLVRSIPNLRPLHAGPLSEAGSVERMTPVVLNLAKMNGTGSLAPRFVSEKD from the coding sequence GTGAAGGTAGCGATATTCGGCGGGACGGGCAAAATAGGAATGGGGCTGGCGGAGCAGCTTTCGAAGAGCCACTCGATCCTAATCGCGTCGAGGGACCCCGCCAAAGCAAGGGCAGCGGCGGCAAGGGTCTCTGGGGCGACGGGGGCCGACTACCTGACAGCAGCCGCGGAATGCGAAGTGGCGATCGCCGCTCTGCCCTACTCGGCGATCGGCTCGGTCACCCCGCTGGCGAGTCCCCTAGCGGGCAAGGTTGTGATTTCGATCATCAACCCGATAAGGGTGGAGGGAGGCGTCCTCGTCTTCGGGCTGGAAGGCGGGTCTGCTGCCCAGGAGCTCGCGGCAAAGTTATCGAAGAGCCGGGTGGCAACGGCGTTCAACAACATTCCGGTCGCGTTCTTCAGACGCGAGGAGATGGTCAGGTTGGACGTGCTCATCGCGGCGGACAGTCCCCAGACGTTCGACGAAGCGGCGTCCCTTGTCAGGAGCATCCCCAACCTGAGGCCACTGCACGCTGGCCCCCTGTCAGAGGCGGGGTCGGTCGAGCGGATGACCCCCGTCGTCCTGAACCTCGCGAAG
- a CDS encoding CTP-dependent riboflavin kinase, producing MPRKTRAPKPQQLTTLAELLRLKAAHSYIKLSSFDLGKRLDISQQAASKRLADLERDGFIERLHSGRGFSVRLTDSGLHEVRSFYGELRSAFEDQKKDLTFTGTVFNGLREGGYYVSMKGYSSHFQSMLGFRPFPGTLNLRLSSPVQIEQRRQLESLQGVEIPGFEDKDRTYGPVKCFRAEIEGRIPGAVLAIERTHYDSSVLEVISPLDLRKTLKLDEGDECEVTAYLE from the coding sequence ATGCCAAGAAAGACGCGCGCCCCCAAACCTCAGCAGCTGACCACCCTCGCGGAGCTGTTGAGACTGAAAGCCGCCCACTCCTACATCAAGCTCTCATCCTTCGACCTCGGTAAACGCCTTGACATCAGCCAGCAGGCGGCCTCGAAAAGGCTCGCGGACCTGGAGCGGGACGGCTTCATCGAAAGATTGCACTCCGGCAGGGGCTTCAGCGTCAGGCTCACGGACTCAGGCCTCCATGAAGTGCGCTCGTTCTACGGCGAGCTCCGGAGCGCCTTCGAGGACCAGAAGAAGGACCTCACCTTCACCGGGACCGTCTTCAACGGACTCAGGGAGGGCGGATACTATGTCTCGATGAAGGGGTATTCCAGTCACTTCCAATCAATGCTCGGCTTCCGACCCTTCCCCGGCACCCTGAACCTGCGCCTCTCCTCGCCCGTACAAATCGAACAGAGGAGGCAGCTCGAGTCCCTCCAAGGAGTCGAGATCCCCGGCTTCGAGGACAAGGACAGGACCTACGGTCCGGTCAAGTGCTTCAGGGCCGAAATCGAAGGTAGGATCCCGGGCGCTGTCCTCGCAATCGAGCGGACGCACTACGACAGCTCGGTCCTCGAGGTCATCTCCCCCCTCGACCTGAGGAAGACGCTCAAGCTCGACGAAGGGGACGAATGCGAAGTCACCGCATACCTGGAGTAG
- a CDS encoding helix-hairpin-helix domain-containing protein, which translates to MIPTRVVADEREKASGVPDELSKLNVRVYFSRLPVADYVLNPEIAVERKSVRDLVSSVYDSRLFYQAARISASYAKPYLLVEGDSTEVEKLAKNLKSFYGAIANVTLAYGLRVLYTANVKETAIAIAELLNHARAKPLVRMPSENPPKSKSVPQQQVYVVSSIPGIGRKLAERLLMKYGTPRRVLSLTAGEFALTQGIGWKRAEKIKEMMDTKFTKAQTTKQQMRLEE; encoded by the coding sequence ATGATCCCCACGCGGGTCGTCGCTGACGAGAGGGAGAAGGCGAGCGGGGTTCCGGACGAACTGTCGAAACTCAACGTCAGGGTGTACTTCAGCAGGCTCCCCGTAGCCGACTACGTGCTCAACCCCGAGATAGCGGTGGAGAGGAAGTCGGTACGCGACCTGGTCTCGTCGGTCTATGATTCGCGGCTCTTCTACCAGGCGGCGCGGATTTCTGCCTCCTACGCCAAGCCGTACCTGCTTGTCGAGGGGGACTCCACCGAGGTGGAGAAGCTTGCGAAGAACTTGAAATCGTTCTACGGGGCGATCGCCAACGTGACCCTTGCCTATGGGCTGAGAGTCCTATACACTGCCAACGTCAAGGAAACGGCCATCGCCATAGCCGAACTCCTGAACCATGCCAGGGCCAAGCCCCTCGTCCGGATGCCCTCCGAGAATCCTCCGAAATCCAAGAGCGTGCCTCAGCAGCAGGTCTACGTTGTCTCCTCCATCCCTGGGATCGGGAGGAAGCTGGCCGAGAGGCTCCTGATGAAGTATGGGACACCCAGGAGGGTGTTGAGCCTGACGGCGGGGGAGTTCGCCCTTACCCAGGGGATAGGATGGAAGAGAGCGGAGAAGATCAAGGAGATGATGGACACGAAGTTTACAAAGGCGCAGACGACGAAACAGCAGATGAGGCTGGAAGAGTGA
- a CDS encoding CTP-dependent riboflavin kinase has protein sequence MALRFAGEVFSGIGKGKYYVGHPEYQKRFDRALGYKPYPGTLNVRLLDPGDRKEVGELRARKGIRIDPFTFQGEGFSALTCFDGAMSGERVTVLLIDITHYNESVVELISPVFLRGRFGLKDGDRVEFTVEPGDSTPGMR, from the coding sequence ATGGCTCTGAGGTTCGCCGGGGAAGTGTTCAGCGGCATAGGGAAGGGGAAGTACTACGTGGGGCACCCGGAGTATCAGAAGAGGTTCGACAGGGCCCTCGGCTACAAACCATACCCGGGTACGCTGAATGTCAGACTGCTGGACCCCGGTGATAGGAAGGAGGTGGGAGAGCTTAGGGCCAGGAAGGGAATCAGGATAGACCCATTCACCTTTCAGGGAGAGGGATTCAGCGCGCTGACCTGCTTTGACGGAGCCATGTCGGGAGAGCGGGTGACCGTCCTCCTCATCGACATCACGCATTACAACGAGAGTGTAGTTGAACTCATTTCTCCAGTATTCCTTCGGGGGAGGTTCGGGCTGAAGGACGGAGACAGAGTTGAGTTCACAGTCGAGCCGGGGGACTCTACTCCAGGTATGCGGTGA
- a CDS encoding NUDIX domain-containing protein: protein MPNQEILVLVDENDNQIGTDTRENCHSGRGKRHRAYTVFLFHGGKMLLQQRSTKKLLWPGAWDVSFTSHVYPGETYDQAAARKGLQELEARFGHLDEAHSFVYFAPQGKNAENEFCKLLVGEFDGKVKANKDEVMALRWAPLREIQGEVRSRPDAFTPWFRLSFEGFLRSPLSKKFLP from the coding sequence TTGCCCAACCAGGAAATCCTCGTACTCGTCGACGAGAACGACAATCAGATCGGCACAGACACCCGAGAGAACTGCCACTCCGGTCGGGGAAAGAGGCACAGAGCTTACACCGTGTTCCTCTTCCATGGCGGCAAGATGCTGTTGCAGCAGAGAAGCACCAAGAAGCTCCTCTGGCCTGGAGCCTGGGACGTGTCCTTCACCAGCCACGTCTACCCCGGCGAGACCTACGACCAGGCAGCGGCGCGGAAGGGCCTTCAGGAGCTGGAGGCGCGATTCGGCCACTTGGACGAGGCCCATTCATTCGTGTACTTCGCCCCCCAGGGGAAGAACGCAGAGAACGAGTTCTGCAAGCTCCTGGTCGGCGAGTTCGACGGAAAGGTGAAGGCCAACAAGGACGAGGTCATGGCTCTCCGCTGGGCGCCTCTCCGGGAGATCCAGGGCGAAGTGCGGTCTCGTCCCGACGCCTTCACTCCGTGGTTCAGGCTGTCCTTCGAAGGTTTCCTGAGGAGCCCCCTTTCGAAGAAGTTCTTACCCTGA
- a CDS encoding energy-coupling factor transporter transmembrane protein EcfT, whose amino-acid sequence MMWLSGGFIFRRGTSVYHRLDPRVKLLISGLMFVTTLLVRSVFQLAIVLLFMVGVAAVATVLRRVARTMVLTATFSAFIFAINLLVTHNLETSALYATRFVAIVVSTSLFFIATSPDELEQVMKTFRLPRDVVFAFVTAVRFIPVMMLDTLQIMDAQKSRGLELEKGNVLRRVRNMIPILIPLVVNSVVRSGELAEAMESRAYGAVPRPTSLTEYKARWIDRVVALAAVVLFVLAVYTFYFVLPAYML is encoded by the coding sequence ATGATGTGGCTTAGCGGGGGCTTCATCTTCCGAAGGGGGACTTCTGTCTACCATAGGCTGGACCCACGGGTCAAGCTGTTGATCTCGGGGCTGATGTTCGTCACGACTCTGCTGGTAAGGTCGGTCTTCCAGCTTGCCATCGTGCTCCTGTTCATGGTCGGGGTAGCGGCGGTGGCTACCGTTCTGAGGAGGGTTGCTCGGACGATGGTCCTGACTGCGACCTTCTCCGCCTTCATCTTCGCCATCAACCTCTTGGTCACTCACAACCTCGAGACCTCGGCGCTCTACGCGACCAGGTTCGTGGCGATCGTCGTCTCTACGAGCCTTTTCTTCATCGCTACGTCTCCCGACGAGCTTGAGCAGGTCATGAAGACGTTCAGGCTGCCGCGGGACGTGGTCTTCGCCTTCGTGACGGCCGTGAGGTTCATCCCGGTAATGATGCTGGACACGCTGCAGATCATGGACGCCCAGAAATCGAGGGGGCTCGAACTGGAAAAGGGGAACGTCCTGAGACGGGTCAGGAACATGATACCGATACTGATACCCCTGGTAGTGAATTCCGTGGTCAGGAGCGGGGAGTTGGCTGAGGCCATGGAGTCCAGAGCCTACGGCGCCGTGCCCAGACCGACCTCCCTCACAGAGTACAAGGCAAGGTGGATCGACAGGGTCGTGGCTCTGGCGGCCGTGGTCCTGTTCGTGCTCGCGGTCTACACCTTTTATTTCGTGCTTCCGGCGTACATGCTATGA
- a CDS encoding DHH family phosphoesterase, which translates to MTRENQSKFPFMEPLGIGKAAVVCHRSADADAYLSAYALSSLLRALSPKCEVDIVTPGGMTTLTTKLSRRFPHRTVEKSDEEYQLYVAVDVGDEELLNDWKGKMAMSGAVRILVDHHPLRNRSVYDHVIVDETATSAAEVVFGLFLELKVEIDSKTAQALLEAVMFDSSHLAIAGPGALRAVVKLLDAGADVGLARKELRSEPDRGEVMAKLKGAQRLRVFRLGDWTCATSIVGSFQAHVARSLVFLGADVAIVGGESEGETRVSLRSTQRFHENTGLKLGTEVAEEVAGRLGGHGGGHATAASLSTQAPEEDAVKETMARVAGLLGAEASEVT; encoded by the coding sequence ATCTTTCTGCCTACGCCCTCTCTTCCCTGCTGAGGGCGCTCTCACCGAAGTGCGAGGTAGACATTGTTACCCCGGGAGGGATGACCACCCTTACGACCAAGCTCAGCAGGCGGTTCCCTCACAGGACTGTGGAGAAGAGTGACGAGGAATACCAGCTTTACGTTGCGGTGGACGTAGGGGACGAAGAGCTCCTCAATGACTGGAAGGGGAAGATGGCCATGAGCGGGGCCGTCAGGATACTCGTGGACCACCACCCGCTGAGGAACAGGTCAGTCTATGACCACGTCATCGTCGACGAGACGGCGACGTCGGCAGCCGAAGTGGTCTTCGGGCTCTTCTTAGAGCTCAAGGTGGAGATCGACTCCAAGACGGCGCAGGCTCTCCTGGAAGCGGTCATGTTCGATTCATCGCATCTTGCCATTGCCGGACCAGGTGCCCTCAGAGCGGTTGTGAAGTTGTTGGACGCCGGCGCTGACGTCGGCCTGGCGAGGAAGGAGCTGAGGAGCGAGCCCGACCGCGGCGAGGTGATGGCGAAGCTGAAGGGGGCCCAGCGACTGAGGGTCTTCAGGCTGGGCGATTGGACCTGCGCGACGAGCATTGTCGGGTCGTTCCAGGCGCATGTAGCCCGGTCGCTCGTCTTCTTGGGGGCGGACGTGGCGATTGTGGGGGGAGAGTCTGAAGGCGAGACGAGGGTCAGCCTGAGGTCAACACAAAGGTTCCATGAAAACACGGGGCTGAAACTGGGGACAGAGGTCGCCGAGGAGGTCGCCGGACGGCTCGGCGGGCACGGAGGAGGACATGCCACAGCAGCGTCTCTCTCGACACAGGCTCCGGAGGAAGACGCAGTCAAGGAGACCATGGCAAGGGTAGCGGGACTGCTGGGCGCAGAAGCCAGCGAAGTAACCTGA